GTTGAGGatgaaacacttttttttcgtgtcaTAAGTCGCTGTCGTTCTTATTCCTTTCACATTCGAACCGTGGCTCATTTCAGTCATTGCAAAACATCCTCTATACTggtttttaatcaaattatgaatattctgttctttcatttattttatacgATTTTATCCTTCGTTTGGAAGGTTTCACTCTGATTTATTTAGTTGGACAatccatttgaatttttgtgcCCCTTTTCGAATaagatttttacaatttcaatttttcctatTGAACaaccaataattttttcttcaattcccttttttaattcaattcattcgattttttgtctCATTTGGATTTCTACAGTTTTGATAATTCTGATCCAACAAAAATCCTCTTTATCTCAaagcgaatttttttctttacgaaaataaatttggcCCGAATAACGAGCAAAATGTACTGAGGaagttttgtttcttcaactCACTTCGCCGgacatgaatttttgcatAAATTCAGAATGTCGTTCTGTGCCCAATGACATCACGATACCAGGGACCATTCCGAAACTGAGTCCCGTTATTATTGGCAGTGCACCGTCGTAAGCGAACATGACATTGAAGGCGTTTCTGTCGAGAGGGATCTACCGAGAGACAGTATCGATTtcgtcattgttttttttattattactcgTAATTCCGCTATTTATTTGTCTCACCCTGAAGTCGTTTTTCGCCAATTCTCGAGCTTGGGCCATGCATCTTCGTCGATGCTCGTCCATCGTCATGTGTCCAGTAGGCTTTTTAAATATCGGTGAGTTTTCCATAAACTCGAACAATTCTTCCTGTCGAAAGAAAAGCAATTAAATTACAGAAAAGAGTTTCATAAAACCGacgaaaacgaataaaaaaaaggaaaatcgagattttttaaaacaattttttcaagtttttgcgactataaaaaaaaaaccggaaATTCTGCTCACTTGGAACCTCAAAGACTCTTCCCCATACAAGTTGAGTTTCATCGATTTCCAATCGAAGCTCGCCCGTTTCCTGTAGCCATCGAGAGGCCCCTTGGGCGGATCCTTTATCAGTTCTTTAACCTTCATCGTTGCACCACTCGATTTACtggaaattaataaaacagaACAAGAGGAATGTGAATCGTCAAAGAATCGTGCTGCCTTGGAAAATCTGAAACATTGTTCAGTGGCTCAAAGTGCGAGTTTAAACTGACAAGCAAGTCAGACAGCTCGATCGCTGCTATCAATTATCATTCGTCTGCATTCGCATTTGTTGTGCACTTTGGATTATAATTGAACGTTATCGCAAACGAGAATTGTCACTCGTTCGATCACACTGCTCGATTGGCTGATGCGATGCATTCGTCTATGAGAAGCAAACGTTTCTCTGCGTTTATCTcatgattttgaaaacattttgaaaatctacATAATTCACGATCTCCACGAATTATTAAGGGGCAAAAGCACCTTTGACAGCTCcagtttttccctcttttcctttctctctaatacttttattttcgtcCAACCGTTTGACGTGTTTACAAATAGAGAATCCACATTTAAGGTAGATTAGCGGCGCTACTCGAAAGCCTCTGACAGTCGATTTGCATGAGCGATTAGAGGCTCGTGAGATAAtcgaaatttgaatattcCATCGAGGTAGTTTCTTCCTCGTAATTTCCTTatcaattattcatttcaATTACAGTTTCTccgattggagaaaaaaaaaaaaaaaaaaaaacagtcgaaCAGGATCGACTCCTCGGGGAGTATCGAAATGTTGAAATGCACTCGGCAAAGTCAATGATTTTCGTTGCATCGTGAGAAACGCTGATAAAAATTATGTAAAAACTGTTTCAAAGctgttgaaataattattcaaatatgtTATCGCTGGTGTTGATTTTCGTGCTGTTTTCTAAAGCTACAAGCGTCACCGGGGCAAGGTAATTATTGAGAATCATTGTGATTTATACGAAACCCaatgatttatcaattttagcCTAATTACTGAGAAACTctgcgaaaaaacgaggtcTGAACCGATCGAGGCAGTGATCAATGATGTAATCGATGAAATATCCAATCGTAGCGAGTGCATGGTCTTTGTTTTCGACGCTTACTATCGGCGACTGATCCATCACAATCGGATAAGAAAATCGAAACTCATGCCTATTTATTCGGTGAGATAAACATGAGTTAGAATCTCGGGAAATTTAGCACAtcacatttttatgaaaaaaatcatttttagtAGACAAGCACAGCGGGCTCGGGACCGAGGGGGTAATGCGGGTCACCGCTTCTCGAAGGTTCGATGATGCGACGACGTTGAATTTCCAGCATCCCTCAATCACTAAGCTCCCTCGCATCGTCGTcatcgatgacgtcatcgacCTTCGAGAGTACATACACTTCCCTTCCATGAGATCGTCATCAAATTTAGAGGTGACGTGGCATCATCGAACCTTCGAGAATGTTCCCACCTCCTCACGACATCATCGCCGAATTCAGCGGTGACACGTCGTCTTCGAACTTTCAAGAACGTTCCAGAAGGAGTGACCCGCTTCGCTGAGTGACCCGCATTGCCCCCCTCGAACCAGAACCCACGTTTGCTTTATTAGCTTTATTCTCTCCGTAGATCGAAATCcgagaaaacgaaatttttttaccaccgaAAAATCGAGTCGAGATGATCCTGGAGCAGAGCAAAAGGGCGGCCTGCGATGCGTACGTTATTTTAGTCGCCAATGGGCTTCAAGTAACACAGTTTTTGCAGTACGCCGAAAAGTAAGTTAaatattttcgatatatttggCTGTTTTTGGCAATTCGAAGGCTCACTCACTTCTCTCGACACGACCGATTTCAGCGAGAGGAAAATCAATACTcatggattatttttgctgATTCACGATTGGAGGCTCTTCGGTTCGAGCATGAGGCACGTTTGGAACAGAATAATAAACGTCGTATTCATTCGACGATTCAACTTCGCGAAGCGACGTTCCGGGGAACGAGTTTCCCGGGAGTGGTTCAATCTTGAGACGGTTTATTATCCGGCGCGGGTTAAGAATTTCGTGATAACTCGCTACCTGGATACTTGGTACAGAGGCAAATATCGTTACGGCGAAAATCATTTTACCTCGAAAATTGATAACTTGAGAAAAACTGTTATGAAAATAGCAGTCTTCGAGCACGTCCCGGCCGTTACGAAGGCAGCGGGAAGAAGTTTTAAACGTTTTCCAACGGGGCGGAAAGACGGTGGGGACGATGAGAACGAATTTGGCAAAGCACGGGGCATCGAATTCGAACTTGTTCAAATAATAGCGAGGAAAATGAACTTTGTGGCCAGCTTCTACGAGCCCTACGGCGTTGACGTCTCGCGATGGGGAAGCCCCAGAGAAAACGACACCTTCGACGGTTTATTGGGCGAAGCTGTCGCTGGCAAGGCTGcttttctcatcggcgatctTCATTACACGCTCAGACACAATCGATTGCTGGATCTTTCGTTGCCTTACAATACCGAATGCTTGACCTTCCTCACCCCCGAGGCACTGACCGATAACTCTTGGAAACTTCTCATCGTACCTTTCAGGTTGAAAATGGGGGAGGAGTCTTCGAATGCTTCTTCGGAATGGTCAATTCCGCGCACTAAAAGTCGCAAGCCAATTTCGAGGACACGCGGTTTTTTATCATCCATACCGCCGAAACCGTTGGGTTTGGAGCAAAAGTCCATAGGACCAATTTTGTAGAGCGTTAAATTTTATGCAAAAATGTtattaacgaaatttttcgtatctCCAGTACTTTGGGCCTGAGAGCCGATCAAAAGGACGAACCGATTTCTCGGTGTTCTCACGTTCATTTCGGTTTCAGGGCTTAACGGTCGACGCTAGAGAATTACCGCCGGGAACTTTTTTGTAGACGATTTGAAGCTCTACAATATTGGTCCTATGGGTTTTGGCTCTATCTGCCGCCGTTTCGCCGGTATCCTCGAAAAAATACCGGAAGAAAGTCAATCAAAGAAGAATTTCATTCAGAATTTGATCCCAACCACAGTGACAGGAATTGCCATTCGCGAAGAGAGTGTTTGCTCAAAAATCACGAACTGACAGAAAATTATCCAAACAGATTGTACACCTGGATCGCTGTAATTCTCACCCTCTTCCTCGGCGCTTGTATCTTCCATCTCTTCGCTCGTACTTACGAAAAGTACATAAGTCCGCACACGCAAAATAAACAAGTTGAAGTAACGTGCCACGTGATAAGAAAGTTTCGAAGTACTGTGAGTAAATCGTTGTcgaagaagaaggaaaaatcgttcgaaagTTTGGATCTCTTTACCCAGCCTGGGAATAGCATTTTGTACACATACAGCATGCTGCTTCAAGTCTCATTACCAAGAATACCAGCTGCCTGGGCTGTCAGAGTATTCATCGGTTGGTGGTGGCTTTACGGTATTCTTGTAACAGTCGCTTACAGAGCGAGCATGACAGCCACCCTGGCCAATCCCATAGGAAGGTGAATCATTTTCTGGAGCCATAAActccacatttttttgtataataactgagaaataagaaaacgTTTGATTAGAGTACAAAATAAGTTCAATTGAGCTCAATTTCATGACACAAAcatttttactgaaaatatacaAATTTTGGAGTAATCCGATAAATAGAAACCTGGAATTAATCAAAATAATTAGGAATTCAATGATTCGGCATAATCTGTTGATCAGAATGACGATAGACACGATAGCCGATTTAGCCAAGAGCCGGATAGGAGCAGGCGGTTGGAACGACGAGCAGAGAGACCTCTTTCTATCCTCGTCCGATAAGGACGTTCAGAAGATAggagaaaaattcgaattaaCTGGCAACGAGGAAGAAGCGATCGCTCGTGTAGCAAACGGAAGCTTTTCGTATTACGAAAATATTTACGTTTTGAAACAGGCTCGAGCGATAAgacaaaaacttgaatatacGCAGATGAAAAATGCTCTCAAAGAAGATCACAAAGTTCAGGCTGACAGAGATCTCCACATCATGGGAGAGTGTCTTATCGACATGCCCGTTTCCATTGGGATGGATAAAAATTCTCCTCTGAAGCCCCACGTCGATCGTATGGTACTTGCTCATGGTTTTCATGATTGTCTTGAAATTTGttcaaagaatgaaaaatttggaaataattTAAACACTGAGAGAATtctgtgaaaatttcagattttttaacaatttatcCAGAACCCAGAATcaaagagatttttttctttgagaaaagaaaaaagaaaaatatttttgaatttttcataatgagaaaaaaatcaatttttttccattatgaAATCTAAAATCTCACAATTTTATTCTCTTCTGACAGATTCGACAAGTTGTTGAAGCTGGTTTTGTAGCGAAATGGCTGAGTGACGTGACAGAATGGTCAAAAATCGTAGAGCTCAGATATAAGTCCCCGCCGGAACAGACTCTTGTTAACTTGCATAAACTCCATGGAGCTTTGGTTGCTCTGGGTATTGGTTATTTTCTGAGTTTTGTTGCTCTAGCgactgaaatatttcattggaaATATGTTATTATGAGAAATCCGGCTTACGACAAGTACCAAATGGATGTATTTTATTCTAATAGAAAAAAGCTTTGATGATGGTTCAATAAAGTATTAGTGCAAACTTTAGTTAGTATATAGTATTATTCATTAGaatttttgctttcatttacaAGTCAAATTGATTCCTATGAAAATAAGAACAACATACTTACAAGCTTGTATATAATTGTCCTATGTAATTATTAATTCACTTGTGaggcaaaaaaaaagtctgtttcaaaataatcacaatatgataaaaatataagaaaaactTGTATACAGATCCAAAAAAACGTTTTACGTACTATCTTTGCAGGAGTGAAAGTGCCACTGTAGTCAATTTTTGCCGTCTCATGACACACTgatttcaacaataaaaaaaaaacaactccatcttgattttattcataCTATGTTATACTGTATTTGTGAATATAATTACGATGAGGTGCATGTGACAGCATATTTTATTGTAGCGTAGCGGATTGAACATTCTGGTGGGGTTATCTTTTTAAGATAAAATTCTCTTCTCGCATTAGAATCGTTCATTTCTTTTTGGCTATTATAGGCAGTAGGTTTAGTATATGCATAGGAGCCCAATTTCGCAGATACTTTTAGGTTCACGCTAGGATCAATAACGTGTATATTTTCTATTTAACCATAACAGTGAAACAGCTGACAAAGGTCAAGGACCGAACGTGAATatgcaaattgaagaaaaaaatgattgatatTCGCCGTAGAAAAACTTAACTATAATATAACTGTTCCCTAACAGTGGCGCTTCGATCACCACAGgaccaaattttttgaaaattgcaaaTCTTATTTTTAGTATTCCTGGAAGACCTCTTAGATgttttctcaaaaataaaaagtttgcaaCAATAATTTGGAGATAACTTTGCCCAAGAACCCGATCTTTTGTACTGCACCGATTCCTGCAGTCGTGCGGGGTGGGGAGTTTTCCAAGGTCGTCTACCCCGTCTGTCTAGTCGCGTGGTCTAGTCTGACGACTGTCAGAGGTTTTGAGGGGTTTTTTCGCCGGCTCAattttcattacgtttgatCAGTGTAAGTTCTGTAAAATTTCACTGCTTTACGTCTATTCTTATTTGTGATTTGACAATAGTGCCATTGAATATTTGTAATGCATTTCTTGGTCTTTAATGGTCTCTAATATCAGTCTTGCATAGGCATAACCTGAAATTTTCGCTTTCTCAAAAGTTGTAATTGTTGAGGTCAATATATTACAATATTTATGTGGTCATaattttcgggtctttttttTAGAAGAAAGTTTAAACACATTTCCGACTTGAATTCACTCGAATTGGTGTattatttttgacgttttgtaataattcaattttccagAAAAATGGTCGTCCGACAGTATGACGAAGAGCTCAAGTATCTCGAAAAGATAAATGATCACTGTTGGCGCATAAAAAAGGGTTTTCAGCCCAACATGAAGGTCTGGTTTTTTATCAATGTTCtgatttcatcgattttatcgaacaGCAATGAAAAGTCTTGTTTACTTCAATTGTAATCATAGGTTGAAGGTGTATTCTATGTCAATAAAACATTGGAACGTTTGATGCTTGAAGAGTTGAGAAATTCCTGTCGGCCAGGGCAGGTAGGAGGCTTTTTACCTGGGGTCAAACAAATCGCCAATGTTGCAGCACTCCCTGGTATCGTAGGCAGATCTGTAGGATTACCGGATATTCACTCAGGCTACGGATTCGCAATAGGTAAaatgatatttcatttttagcaagttttttttttaatttctggaTTCATCAAGTATTTGAACTGTCGGTAGGTACTTGGCAAATGTTGTAACACGAATGACTGTTTTTGTAGGAAACATGGCTGCTTTTGATATGAACGATCCGCAGTCAATCGTTTCTCCAGGTGGTGTGGGATTTGACATAAATTGTGGCGTTCGTCTTCTCCGAACAAATCTGTTTGAAAAGGACGTTGCTCCTGTGAAGGTATATAGAACCTGATaacttcagaaattatttggGGAGCTTAGAATAGAATGTTGTTTGAACTTGTTTAATAAATACTTGCATTCAAATTGTATTTATTTCAGGAACAAATTGCTCAAAGTTTATTCGATCATATACCAGTAGGAGTAGGATCCAAAGGAATTATTCCAATGAATGCAAGAGATCTGGAAGAGGCCCTTGAAATGGGAATGGATTGGTCTTTGAGAGAGGGCTATATTTGGGCAGAAGACAAAGAACACTGCGAGGAGTATGGAAGAATGTTGAATGCAGATCCATCGAAAGTTTCCATgagagcgaaaaaacgtggcCTTCCCCAGGTATCTTGGGAATCAATTATGGAATGAGCTTCAAATAAACTTCCAATACGGATCTTTAGCCTCGTGCTCATATGAATCTGAATAAGCTTTAAAAATACttgctttttcaataaatgggCGCTAATGAATTGCAGTTGGGAACTTTGGGTGCTGGCAATCATTACGCCGAGATTCAAGTCGTGGACGAAATATACGACAAATTTGCTGCCTCGAAGATGGGAATCGAAGAGAAAGGTCAAGTTTGCGTGATGATACACTCAGGAAGTCGAGGATTCGGTCATCAAGTAGCAACtggtaaatttttatttgcaatCCAGTCTACctaatttctcattttctttttcaaatcttAACTAAATGTAACGAATATTTTAGACGCTCTTGTGCAAATGGAGAAGGCCATGAAACGTGACAATATTGAGACAAACGATAGACAGTTGGCGTGTGCTCATATAAAATCACAAGAGGGTCAGGATTACTTGAAGTCAATGGCAGCTGCTGCGAATTTTGCTTGGGTCAATAGAAGTTCCATGACATTTCTCAGTCGGCAGGTACATAAAACCATCTTACAAAAGGGAATTTAATGAACTCTGAGTGTTTGCAACTCATTTTCACATTCCTTCAGTTAgtaaattttgcaaaaattttgaataggcCTTCGCCAAACAATTTCACATGACACCTGACGATTTGGACATGCATGTGATTTACGATGTTTCTCACAATATTGCCAAAGTCGAGGAGCATATGGTGGACGGAAAACCAAAGACTTTGTTGGTTCACAGAAAGGTATAAAAAGAACAGATTAAATAGTACAGAACTTTATAAAAACAgtcaaaatataaatgaatcaaTATTTAGGATGATTATTACAACGAAATGATCATTTTGACGATTCGtgcttcaaatgaaaaaaaaccaagTCTCACCTCGTTTATtgttattataaaaaattcataacatgACTGACGCATGTTTTCAGGGTTCGACCCGAGCATTTCCACCGCATCATCCCCTTATACCAGTGGATTATCAGCTGACTGGACAGCCAGTTCTCATAGGTGGTACGATGGGAACGTGCAGTTACGTTCTCACCGGAACAGCTCAAGGAATGCAAGAAACTTTTGGATCGACATGTCACGGAGCTGTAcgattatttacaatttcatgaatatttttatcccagtacctttttttccgaaattcgTATTCTATTCGAAACTACAATAATaatcattgttatttttttttctctctccagggccgtgctTTGTCGAGGGCGAAATCTCGTCGAAATTTGGACTATCAGCAGGTTCTAAACAAGCTCGATCAGCTTGGAATAGCGATCAGAGTTGCATCACCAAAACTAGTGATGGAGGAAGCACCCGAATCATACAAGAACGTAACTGACGTCGTTGATACTTGTCACGCTGCTggtatttcaaaaaaatgtatcaaacTCAGACCAATTGCGGTTATTAAAGgctgaattatttaattttcaaagGAATTACCTCAAATAATGTAATTCTCAAATCCTGTTTCAATGTTCCCAGAATCAAATTTGTAAATCTTTGGGTTTTGGCTTTGAGCTCTCAATCAGTGAATGATCATTtaactattgaaaaaaaaccgataATTATTGAGATCATACAGTGACagcattttatattattattatttatttagctTGTTTATTAGGTAAAATGTACAATTGTCTATTACACGGTATAAGAAAGCTACATTAGACTAATTCGTTTGACTTTACATGGGAATTAAATTCCCCGtgattgtttttgtttttttttccgtttcgtttcgtttcgcgtgtttaatttttttcgtatttaaatATTAGACAAGTCCTCCAGTGACTAAAGGCAGGCAACGAGAAAGGAgtgtttcatttttcattccgtGATTCGATCGTGTGCTATgagtattgtttttttttctttttaaataagaAAGCGAACTTTGGGATAGAAACAGAAGACCATCACCATAAAATTTTGACTACAATATCCCGAGAGCGTAGTTGAAAAAGTTCGCGCCATAGACTCTCACGCAAGGAAAATATcacccagaaaaaaaatcgttttcgcCATCTTGGAAGCGATAAATAAAAGCATTTTTTGAGCAAATagaagaaatgaaagaaaaaaaatctttttcgaaaaacatcTCCACGAGAAGTAAGAGTAAAATAGTCACTGAAGGAGATGCTCTCGAAAATACATAACCAACCAGTAGGACGAGTGGTCAGGAATGCATTCCTCGATTATTGGAAGTTCAAtgcaattatatatatatctctATCTATAAGTATCCTTAAAAAAGATTTAACATTAGGATATCAAACATTTGAGGAGATAATTTCGGGCATGTTTTCGTTTGATACTTtttgtctcttttttttttctccacgattGTTCTGTTTTTACGGGGAGGGGGGACGTCGAAGGGTAGTTTTACGATAGATGATAATCCGGTGATGGCTCGGCTACGGATTCTGTGGTGAACAATGGATTTGGAAATTCTGGTGGATGTGGCAGTGGACCGGCAGTCTTCGGCTGGCGTCTGTACGCCATTAACCAACAGGAAACGGCAATAGCTACCGCCACGAGCGCCAATAACGCTGTTATAACCAGTGCTATTATGAAGCCGACCATCGACACGCAAATGTCTTCCACTCGTTGAGCAGCTGGCgctgaaaattattgaacgaATGTAAAAATTAGATTCCCTTCAGGTTCTAGAGACTTCGTTTATTGGCATTGTTCTTTGGCTATCAGAAATGAGCGATGGGACGTCTTTGATTTCagatatttttcgataaaattaaTTCGtactaaaaaattgaaaatcggtGTTGTTTTGgagtataaaaataatgacgggCATCGTCgttctactttttttcaactttttactAAAACATGTCTGTTCATTATTACCTTCGGCTGGATCTGATGTGTATCTTTCCTCTCTCCTTTCCAACGTTCTTATGAGGTTGGACGTGATGGTAATTTCTTCTCGCAAT
This sequence is a window from Venturia canescens isolate UGA chromosome 8, ASM1945775v1, whole genome shotgun sequence. Protein-coding genes within it:
- the RtcB gene encoding RNA-splicing ligase RtcB homolog → MVVRQYDEELKYLEKINDHCWRIKKGFQPNMKVEGVFYVNKTLERLMLEELRNSCRPGQVGGFLPGVKQIANVAALPGIVGRSVGLPDIHSGYGFAIGNMAAFDMNDPQSIVSPGGVGFDINCGVRLLRTNLFEKDVAPVKEQIAQSLFDHIPVGVGSKGIIPMNARDLEEALEMGMDWSLREGYIWAEDKEHCEEYGRMLNADPSKVSMRAKKRGLPQLGTLGAGNHYAEIQVVDEIYDKFAASKMGIEEKGQVCVMIHSGSRGFGHQVATDALVQMEKAMKRDNIETNDRQLACAHIKSQEGQDYLKSMAAAANFAWVNRSSMTFLSRQAFAKQFHMTPDDLDMHVIYDVSHNIAKVEEHMVDGKPKTLLVHRKGSTRAFPPHHPLIPVDYQLTGQPVLIGGTMGTCSYVLTGTAQGMQETFGSTCHGAGRALSRAKSRRNLDYQQVLNKLDQLGIAIRVASPKLVMEEAPESYKNVTDVVDTCHAAGISKKCIKLRPIAVIKG
- the LOC122415025 gene encoding ionotropic receptor 21a encodes the protein MLSLVLIFVLFSKATSVTGASLITEKLCEKTRSEPIEAVINDVIDEISNRSECMVFVFDAYYRRLIHHNRIRKSKLMPIYSIEIRENEIFLPPKNRVEMILEQSKRAACDAYVILVANGLQVTQFLQYAENERKINTHGLFLLIHDWRLFGSSMRHVWNRIINVVFIRRFNFAKRRSGERVSREWFNLETVYYPARVKNFVITRYLDTWYRGKYRYGENHFTSKIDNLRKTVMKIAVFEHVPAVTKAAGRSFKRFPTGRKDGGDDENEFGKARGIEFELVQIIARKMNFVASFYEPYGVDVSRWGSPRENDTFDGLLGEAVAGKAAFLIGDLHYTLRHNRLLDLSLPYNTECLTFLTPEALTDNSWKLLIVPFRLYTWIAVILTLFLGACIFHLFARTYEKYISPHTQNKQVEVTCHVIRKFRSTVSKSLSKKKEKSFESLDLFTQPGNSILYTYSMLLQVSLPRIPAAWAVRVFIGWWWLYGILVTVAYRASMTATLANPIGRMTIDTIADLAKSRIGAGGWNDEQRDLFLSSSDKDVQKIGEKFELTGNEEEAIARVANGSFSYYENIYVLKQARAIRQKLEYTQMKNALKEDHKVQADRDLHIMGECLIDMPVSIGMDKNSPLKPHVDRMIRQVVEAGFVAKWLSDVTEWSKIVELRYKSPPEQTLVNLHKLHGALVALGIGYFLSFVALATEIFHWKYVIMRNPAYDKYQMDVFYSNRKKL